In Deltaproteobacteria bacterium, the genomic stretch ACAGCAACGGGCTCTTGTTTCTAGGTGCTTGCGGTGTGGGGAAAACACATCTCGCTGCGGCGATTGCCAATAGGCAAATTGGAAAGATGCCCACGCTTTTTATTTCTTGTCCGGAGTTTCTTTTAGAACTGCGGGAAAGGATTGATAGTCGAAAAAAGACTCACCATGTGCTTTTCGATTTGGCTCGAAAGGTTCGGCTACTGATTCTCGATGATATTGGCGCAGAAAAATCTTCGGAATGGGTTCAGGAAACGCTCTTTGTTTTGATCAACTATCGCTACGAGCACATGCTTCCCACGATTTTTACGAGCAATTGCAGTTTGAAAGAACTGGAAGAAAAAGTGGGTAAACGGATTATTTCCCGAATGATTGAAATGTGCCGGTGTATCCGGATGAATGGCGAGGATTGGCGGGTTAAAACGAGAAAACAAAAGATGGAGATTGTTCATGATGACTGAGAAACAGGAAATCGGACTCAGGGCATTTGACAAGGTGATGAAACAAATTCTCGACTTAGGTCAGAGTAGTTTGTCCGAGAATCAATTTTTGGCTTTTAGGAAAATGGTAATGGATTTTTTTGCAGATGGTAGACGGAGCCTTATAGGCGCGAATCAGGGTCGGTGCGGAGAAAGCAAAACAATGACAAAGGGGGCGGTGACTATGGATGGATGAAAAATCAAAATCGCTAGGAAGACCCCCCACACTTGTATTGCTGGATATTCATACAAAAAATGAAATGGATAACGGTTTGAAAACAGAGTTTAAAGATCGTTCAAGCATAGAGTATTCAAAAGGTGTTTTGAATTTTATCGATGCTCTTGCTATGGATATAGTTAAAAGAGAGTTGTCCTTAAAGGAGGTTTCCAAATGACCAAGAAACCACAAATTTCCCCTGAAGTACGTCCTGTTGTTTTTGGAGCCATTTATGCTCGTTATTCGAGTGACATGCAAAGTCCTACCAGTGCGGTAGATCAGGTTGAGCGAATTAAATATCTTCTCGGTAAAAATCAAATTGCAACACGACTTTTCCAGGATGCAGAGATCAAAATTGAACCGAAATGGATTCATTCGGATGAGGCTGTTAGTGGCAAGATTGCGGGACGTTTTGGTTATCAAACTATTCTTGAAGGTATACGGACGAAAGCTTTCGAAATTTTAATCGTAGATGATCTGTCACGATTGACTCGTTCATTGGGAAATCTACTTGGTCTTTACGACCTTCTTAAACATTATGATGTAGAGCTTGTTTCAGTAACGGATCGTGTGTCTTCTGCGGATTCGAATGCCAGGACCTTCTTTACTTTCAAGGGAATGGTGGCTGATTTCGGAAATGAGGCCCATGCGGGCAGAACTATCCGTGGGCTTCAAGCCCGGGCCCTTGAGGATTTTTCAACAGGCCAAAAGCCCTATGGGTATGGATCTGAGGCGACAAAAAGAGAAATACGAAAGGGTCGTGAAGTCCTTTCTCATTTTCGCATTTTAATCATTCCACAAGAGGCCGAAATTGTTCGGCGTATTTTTAAACTTTATTCCGAAGGTCATGGAAAAGTGGCCATTGCCAAAATTCTAAATGTTGATGGAGTGCAGACATCCACTCCTCGCGCGACATATTGGCAAATTGGTCCCATCGACAAAATTCTGAATAATGAAAAATATATCGGCCGCTGGGTATTTGGACGTTTTTTTGATTCAAAAGATCCTGAAACAGGGAGACGTGCGAAAAAGCAACGCCCTCGATCGCAATGGATCGTAAAAGATCGTGAGGATTTACGAATTGTTCCGCAGGATTTATGGGATGTTGTCCAAAAACGAAGAGGTGAAAATCAGGAAGAAAGAAAAAGTAGTGCTCCAAAGTCACATCAGAAAATTTTTGGAGCTTTTGATCGAATTGACCAGCGACATTTATTAACCGGCGCGATGGCTTGTCCAAAATGCTTGGGTACAGTCACTATGGTTTCAGGCAGACGAGAAGGATATTATGGCTGTGTAGCCGCTTATCGAAAAGGAAATTGCGACTGGCGTGTTCTGATTCGAAGAAACAGAGTGGAAAAAGCAGTCTTGGATTATTTAAAGGAAGAGTTTCTTCATAATGAAGACTTGGTCCAATCCACGGCTCAAAGGTGTAATGAAATCGTTAAAGAAAGCCTTCGACAAGCTCCTGATCAAAAAATGGATTTTGAAAAAGAGCTGGGAGGCCTCGATAAAGAAATTTCAAATCTCATTGGTTTTATCACCAAAGGTAACGTTTCTAATATCGATGCTGTTTCGGAGGCTCTTCGGCAACGAGAAGATAGAAAGCTTCATGTCAAACAGCAGATTTCCCGACTGACACATTCCGAAAGTAAAACCAGATATTTGATTACCCCTTATCTTGTGAAAATTCGCTTGGAAGAGATTATGAGCGATATTGAATCTGCGGGGGATAGATATAGCGCATTAATACCCCAAATATTTGAGGGTCCCCTTGTGCCCCATGAGGCACAAGGGGGAGTTCTCCTAAAAGGAACCCTCAATTTGGGTCGTGCAATGATGGTGGCGAAAAGTTCGCCTCATTGCACTATAGCGTCCCCAACGGGATTCGAACCCGTGTTACTGCCGTGAAAGGGCAGTGTCCTTGGCCTCTAGACGATAGGGACAGTTAAAAACAGTTAACAGTTATTAGCTATTAGTTTTCAGTTAAAAGTACTTTGCTATACTTACTGGTAACTGGTTACTAGCAACTGATAACTACAACATGAGCCGGCCGGGGTTCGAACCCGGGACACCTGCCTTAAAAGGGCAGTGCTCTACCAGCTGAGCTACCGGCCCGTAAATTTTTTACATAAGCTACTACGCACTTCAATTGCGGCGTTGCGGTATTCAAAATGTCCTCATTTGCAGTAGCAAACTCCGGTATTTTGGAGCCTCCGCGCCTTGCACTTGAATCGCTCGTGACGCTTCTGTTAAAAAATTGTACAGATAAAAAACAACGAGCGCTGGGCTTGTAACAAAGGCCTCCAGCGCTCGTCAACAATAGAGTGAAAAAAACAATTATTTAATATTAAATTCAGTCCTTCTGTTTTTGGCTCGTCCGGCTTCTGTGCCATTGTCTGCTATGGGGCGGGTTTTACCATATCCAACGGATTCTAATCGATCCGCGGAAATGCCCTTGGAAGTTAAATAAGTCTTCACGGAAGCAGCGCGTCTATCGGAGAGTTTTTCATTGTAAGCCTCTGAACCGATAGAATCGGTGTGACCTTCAATGCGAACTCTTTGAATTTTTGGATTGTTTTTCAACACAGAAGCAACGTCATCCAAAACGCCGTAAGATTCAGGTTTAATATTGGATTTATTGAAATCAAAATAAACGATCTGGTTGATTTCAATTTTTGCAGCTTGAACCACAGGCTTTGGGGCTTCACGACCTTCTGAATACCAACGATGGCACTCTTCTCGGTTTTGGCGAGCCGCATCGCAAGCAGGAGGGGTAGTTTCTTCAATCAATTCGTACCAACGACCACAGTTTCCCGCAGAACCTGTGCAAGCAGTTGGGTTTTGAACTTCTGTGGCTGTAATTTGGGCAAAGCTAGGGGTGGCTACGCCCAGCCCCAGCAGAGCTAAGAGTATTGTGAGTTTTTTCATTTCTTCTTCTCCT encodes the following:
- a CDS encoding ATP-binding protein produces the protein MLGRMLENTTSYANKRPPDGECLQCKKSLEPYLRPAFMGLSARWFPPSSFCAECEKEKEVQERILREQELLDEAFKNSRMSIRFKQRIFENFVPEANTQKAYEIASDFQPNSNGLLFLGACGVGKTHLAAAIANRQIGKMPTLFISCPEFLLELRERIDSRKKTHHVLFDLARKVRLLILDDIGAEKSSEWVQETLFVLINYRYEHMLPTIFTSNCSLKELEEKVGKRIISRMIEMCRCIRMNGEDWRVKTRKQKMEIVHDD
- a CDS encoding OmpA family protein — its product is MKKLTILLALLGLGVATPSFAQITATEVQNPTACTGSAGNCGRWYELIEETTPPACDAARQNREECHRWYSEGREAPKPVVQAAKIEINQIVYFDFNKSNIKPESYGVLDDVASVLKNNPKIQRVRIEGHTDSIGSEAYNEKLSDRRAASVKTYLTSKGISADRLESVGYGKTRPIADNGTEAGRAKNRRTEFNIK